Proteins from a single region of Ananas comosus cultivar F153 linkage group 3, ASM154086v1, whole genome shotgun sequence:
- the LOC109708007 gene encoding glutaredoxin-C6-like: MRRWMSSFRLSAEERRARREVALPKTKDTVASSPVVVFSSSYCPLCRRVKQVLTEQGATFKAIELDEESDGSAIHSALVKWTGQSTCPNVFIGGKHVGGHNFVMSRHREGKLVPLLVEAGAVAAPAPGPASAPAD, from the exons atgagacgATGGATGTCATCTTTTCGTTTgtcggcggaggagaggagagcTCGGCGGGAGGTGGCCCTCCCCAAGACCAAGGACACCGTGGCTTCCTCCCCTGTCGTTGTCTTCAG CAGTTCATACTGCCCCTTGTGTCGACGGGTTAAACAGGTGCTAACGGAGCAGGGGGCGACTTTTAAGGCGATTGAGCTGGATGAGGAga GCGATGGGTCGGCTATACACTCGGCGCTGGTGAAGTGGACCGGACAGAGCACATGTCCCAACGTTTTTATCGGCGGAAAGCACGTCGGCGGTCACAACT TTGTGATGTCGAGGCACAGAGAAGGAAAACTGGTACCTCTGCTCGTCGAAGCAGGCGCCGTTGCAGCCCCCGCCCCAGGCCCAGCCTCAGCCCCCGCTGATTGA